Proteins from a genomic interval of Marmoricola sp. OAE513:
- a CDS encoding dienelactone hydrolase family protein encodes MIEIDVPGGRAEAWLSRPAETPAPGVLLYMDAIGLRPQISAIADRIASWGCTVLAPNVFWRDGRTDQLAPTGDLREPGARDAFFAEVGPRIASLAGGRTLADIDAYVGALRALEEVAPGPIGVTGYCMGARLAVRTAARHEDVAACGGFHGGNLVTEAEDSPHRGLPTARAEFVFGHADGDRSMSPEAVEALGVALTEAGLAHSNEIYPGAPHGYVMADTSMYDEAGAERHYSELRELLERTLQ; translated from the coding sequence ATGATCGAGATCGATGTCCCCGGAGGCAGGGCCGAGGCCTGGCTCAGCCGGCCCGCGGAGACCCCGGCGCCGGGAGTCCTCCTCTACATGGACGCGATCGGTCTGCGTCCGCAGATCTCGGCGATCGCCGACCGGATCGCCTCGTGGGGCTGCACGGTGCTGGCGCCGAACGTGTTCTGGCGTGACGGCCGCACGGACCAGCTGGCACCCACCGGTGACCTTCGCGAGCCGGGAGCACGGGACGCGTTCTTCGCCGAGGTCGGGCCCCGGATCGCCTCGCTGGCCGGGGGCCGCACGCTGGCCGACATCGACGCGTACGTCGGAGCGTTGCGGGCGCTGGAGGAGGTGGCGCCGGGCCCGATCGGGGTCACCGGTTACTGCATGGGTGCGCGACTCGCCGTACGGACGGCCGCGCGGCACGAGGACGTCGCCGCGTGCGGCGGTTTCCACGGCGGCAACCTGGTCACCGAAGCGGAGGACAGCCCGCACCGCGGGCTCCCCACGGCCCGGGCCGAGTTCGTCTTCGGCCACGCCGACGGAGACCGGTCGATGTCACCCGAGGCGGTCGAGGCCCTGGGCGTGGCCCTGACCGAGGCCGGGCTCGCGCACAGCAACGAGATCTACCCCGGGGCACCGCACGGGTACGTCATGGCGGACACGTCGATGTACGACGAGGCGGGTGCGGAGCGGCACTACAGCGAGCTGCGGGAGCTGCTGGAGCGCACGCTTCAGTAG
- a CDS encoding crotonase/enoyl-CoA hydratase family protein encodes MTYTYETLEVSVDDDGIATLLLNRPDALNSFTVTMAVELERFFLDVASDDAVRAIVVTGAGRAFCAGMDLSAEGNVFGLDETLSPTPADVAGDRLYDEPVNTGVRDTGGKVTLAIHACPKPVIAAINGPAVGIGATMTLAMDLRLASTKARIGFVFGRLGIVPEAASTWFLPRIVGIQQALEWVYSAEIMTGEQALAGRLVRSVHEPEDLLEEAYRLARSFVVGRSPVALALAKQMLYRNSAADHPLEAHRADSLAMWHASVGDGKEGVAAFLEKRDPVFTGKASETPEIY; translated from the coding sequence GTGACCTACACCTACGAGACCCTCGAGGTCTCCGTCGACGACGACGGCATCGCCACCCTGCTGCTCAACCGACCGGACGCGCTGAACTCGTTCACCGTGACCATGGCGGTCGAGCTCGAACGGTTCTTCCTCGACGTCGCGTCCGACGACGCGGTCAGGGCGATCGTGGTCACCGGCGCCGGCCGGGCGTTCTGCGCCGGCATGGACCTCTCTGCCGAGGGCAACGTGTTCGGCCTGGACGAGACCCTCTCCCCGACCCCGGCGGACGTCGCCGGCGACCGCCTGTACGACGAGCCCGTGAACACCGGCGTCCGGGACACCGGCGGCAAGGTGACGCTGGCGATCCACGCGTGCCCCAAGCCGGTCATCGCCGCGATCAACGGCCCGGCCGTCGGCATCGGCGCCACGATGACGCTGGCGATGGACCTGCGGCTGGCCTCGACGAAGGCCCGGATCGGTTTCGTCTTCGGCCGGCTCGGCATCGTCCCCGAGGCCGCCTCCACCTGGTTCCTTCCGCGCATCGTCGGGATCCAGCAAGCCCTGGAGTGGGTCTACTCCGCCGAGATCATGACCGGCGAGCAGGCGCTGGCCGGACGACTGGTGCGCTCGGTGCACGAGCCGGAGGACCTGCTCGAGGAGGCCTACCGCCTAGCCCGGTCCTTCGTCGTCGGCCGGTCACCGGTGGCCCTGGCCCTGGCCAAGCAGATGCTCTACCGCAACTCCGCGGCCGACCACCCGCTCGAGGCGCACCGCGCGGACAGCCTGGCCATGTGGCACGCCTCGGTCGGCGACGGCAAGGAAGGCGTGGCCGCGTTCCTCGAGAAGCGCGACCCGGTCTTCACCGGCAAGGCGAGCGAGACCCCCGAGATCTACTGA
- a CDS encoding LCP family protein produces the protein MPDDPQEPPEYDWLYGKKGRPVQREEPEQTRVIPTSPPARGKSSTPPPPPRRPAPTPSPTPAPEPGSSPGGRRRWPVWRIIRWGVPLLILAWLAFLVAVPMTAIKKIDDVDAFPASGRPAEQDGTTYLIVGSDSRAGLTKEELKKYGAGGVGDIGQRTDTIMLLHLGGGKPLLLSIPRDSLVPVPGHGTTKINAAFAFGGPKLLVKTIEKNTGLHVDHYVEIGFGGLVKAVDAVDGVEICPKKRMKDKKANLNIKKGCQTVDGVTALAYSRSRYVQRYGDITRAQHQREVVTALGKKVATPMTVINPWRYSRVVNAGTSTLKVSDGTGVIALGKFARAMTQVNGKDGLTCGMPIRDQAIHWDRGRALKLLQLIKEDRTDDVGPTLCTPTGFTK, from the coding sequence ATGCCTGATGACCCTCAGGAGCCACCCGAGTACGACTGGCTCTACGGAAAGAAGGGCCGTCCGGTCCAGCGCGAGGAGCCCGAGCAGACCCGGGTGATCCCGACGTCGCCGCCTGCCCGCGGGAAGTCCTCGACCCCGCCTCCCCCGCCGCGACGCCCTGCCCCCACGCCTTCCCCCACGCCGGCACCGGAGCCGGGCTCGAGCCCGGGCGGCAGACGTCGTTGGCCGGTCTGGCGGATCATCCGCTGGGGCGTGCCGCTGCTGATCCTCGCGTGGCTCGCCTTCCTCGTCGCCGTGCCGATGACCGCGATCAAGAAGATCGACGACGTCGACGCGTTCCCCGCCTCGGGGCGACCCGCCGAGCAGGACGGGACGACCTACCTGATCGTCGGCTCCGACAGCCGCGCCGGGCTGACGAAGGAGGAGTTGAAGAAGTACGGCGCCGGTGGCGTCGGCGACATCGGTCAGCGCACCGACACGATCATGCTGCTCCACCTCGGCGGAGGGAAGCCGTTGCTGCTCTCGATCCCCCGTGACTCCCTCGTCCCGGTGCCCGGCCACGGCACCACCAAGATCAACGCCGCGTTCGCGTTCGGCGGGCCGAAGCTGCTCGTCAAGACGATCGAGAAGAACACCGGCCTGCACGTCGACCACTACGTCGAGATCGGATTCGGCGGTCTGGTGAAGGCGGTCGACGCGGTGGACGGCGTCGAGATCTGCCCGAAGAAGCGGATGAAGGACAAGAAGGCGAACCTCAACATCAAGAAGGGCTGCCAGACCGTCGACGGCGTGACCGCGCTCGCCTACTCACGCTCGCGCTACGTCCAGCGGTACGGCGACATCACCCGCGCGCAGCACCAGCGCGAAGTGGTGACGGCGCTCGGCAAGAAGGTCGCCACCCCGATGACCGTGATCAACCCGTGGCGCTACTCCCGGGTCGTCAACGCCGGCACCTCGACGCTGAAGGTCAGCGACGGCACCGGGGTGATCGCCCTGGGCAAGTTCGCCCGCGCGATGACCCAGGTCAACGGCAAGGACGGTCTGACCTGCGGGATGCCGATCCGCGACCAGGCGATCCACTGGGATCGTGGGCGTGCCCTCAAGCTGCTCCAGCTCATCAAGGAAGACCGCACCGACGACGTCGGTCCGACCCTCTGCACCCCGACAGGATTCACGAAGTGA
- a CDS encoding homoserine O-acetyltransferase, which translates to MPTSRVAVLGSFRPERGGTIDELEIAFRTWGTPVPARRPRNAVLVLHALTGDADAATWWNQVVGPGKPLDTDHWYVVSANVLGGCSGSTGPATLAGDGRPWGSRFPAITIRDQVRAERRLADHLGIDRFAAVLGGSMGGMRALEWGLSYPDRVGALLVLATSAAASADQLGTQSTQVAAITGDPHWQGGDYDRAGETPAYGLGIARRIAHLTYRSATELDLRFGRDQRDDEMFQVVSYLEHQADKLVGRFDAGSYVALTRAMDFHDVGRERGGVGAALARLRVPTVVAGVDSDRLYPLHQQRELATAIPTAGPLRVITSTYGHDGFLVEAGQVGAVVRETLDLAVGDRGGVHDAQRVAL; encoded by the coding sequence GTGCCGACCTCCCGCGTCGCCGTGCTCGGGTCGTTCCGGCCCGAGCGCGGCGGCACGATCGACGAGCTCGAGATCGCCTTCCGCACCTGGGGCACCCCCGTCCCGGCGCGACGCCCCCGCAACGCGGTGCTGGTCCTGCACGCCCTGACCGGCGACGCGGACGCCGCCACCTGGTGGAACCAGGTCGTCGGCCCGGGCAAGCCGTTGGACACCGACCACTGGTACGTCGTGTCCGCCAACGTCCTGGGCGGGTGCTCGGGCAGCACCGGTCCGGCCACCCTCGCCGGCGACGGGAGACCGTGGGGGTCGCGCTTCCCGGCGATCACGATCCGCGACCAGGTCCGCGCCGAACGACGGCTGGCCGACCACCTCGGCATCGACCGGTTCGCCGCGGTCCTCGGTGGATCGATGGGCGGCATGCGTGCTCTGGAGTGGGGGCTGAGCTACCCCGACCGGGTCGGTGCCCTGCTGGTGCTGGCCACCTCCGCCGCCGCGTCCGCCGACCAGCTCGGCACCCAGTCGACCCAGGTCGCCGCGATCACCGGGGACCCGCACTGGCAGGGCGGCGACTACGACCGGGCCGGCGAGACCCCGGCGTACGGGCTGGGGATCGCGCGCCGGATCGCCCACCTGACCTACCGCAGCGCGACCGAGCTCGACCTGCGGTTCGGTCGGGACCAGCGTGACGACGAGATGTTCCAGGTCGTCTCCTACCTCGAGCACCAGGCCGACAAGCTCGTCGGGCGCTTCGACGCCGGCTCGTACGTCGCCCTGACCCGGGCGATGGACTTCCACGACGTCGGTCGCGAGCGCGGCGGCGTGGGCGCAGCGCTCGCCCGCCTCCGGGTGCCCACCGTGGTGGCGGGCGTCGACAGCGACCGGCTGTACCCGCTGCACCAGCAGCGCGAGCTGGCCACCGCGATCCCGACCGCCGGACCGCTCCGGGTGATCACCTCGACGTACGGGCACGACGGGTTCCTCGTCGAGGCGGGGCAGGTCGGCGCCGTCGTGCGCGAGACCCTCGACCTGGCGGTCGGAGACCGGGGCGGGGTCCACGACGCGCAACGGGTCGCCCTGTAG
- a CDS encoding bifunctional o-acetylhomoserine/o-acetylserine sulfhydrylase, giving the protein MSNAWSFETRQIHAGQTPDGETNARALPIYQTTSYTFNSTEHASNLFALSEFGNIYTRIQNPTQAAVEDRIASLEGGAGALLTASGQAAETLALLNLAESGDHIISSARLYGGTYNLFHYTFAKLGIEVSFVDEPDDLDAWRRAVRPNTKAFFAETISNPQIDILDIAAVADVAHAAGVPLVVDNTIATPYLIRPFEHGADVVVHSATKYLGGHGAAIGGVIVDSGNFDYAAQPEKFPNFNTPDPSYNGLVYARDLGVGSELAANLGANLSYILKARVQLLRDLGAAIAPFNAFLLAQGIETLSLRVERHVANAQAVAEWLQGRDEVLSVNYAGLPSSPWHERAQKYAPRGVGGVLAFEIAGGVAAGKRFVEALELHSHVANIGDVRSLVIHPASTTHSQLSPEEQISTGVTPGLVRLAVGLENLADITADLEAGFRAAKEA; this is encoded by the coding sequence ATGTCCAACGCCTGGTCCTTCGAGACCCGTCAGATCCACGCCGGCCAGACCCCGGACGGCGAGACCAACGCCCGCGCGCTGCCGATCTACCAGACCACGTCGTACACGTTCAACAGCACCGAGCACGCCTCGAACCTTTTCGCGCTCTCGGAGTTCGGCAACATCTACACACGCATCCAGAACCCGACCCAGGCCGCGGTCGAGGACCGGATCGCCTCGCTCGAGGGCGGCGCGGGAGCGCTGCTGACCGCCAGCGGACAGGCCGCCGAGACGCTCGCGCTGCTCAACCTGGCCGAGTCCGGCGACCACATCATCTCCAGCGCCCGCCTGTACGGCGGCACCTACAACCTCTTCCACTACACCTTCGCCAAGCTCGGCATCGAGGTCAGCTTCGTCGACGAGCCCGACGACCTCGACGCCTGGCGCCGCGCGGTCCGCCCGAACACCAAGGCGTTCTTCGCCGAGACGATCTCGAACCCGCAGATCGACATCCTCGACATCGCCGCGGTCGCCGACGTCGCGCACGCCGCCGGGGTCCCGCTGGTGGTCGACAACACCATCGCGACGCCGTACCTGATCCGGCCGTTCGAGCACGGCGCGGACGTCGTGGTGCACTCGGCGACCAAGTACCTCGGTGGTCACGGAGCAGCCATCGGCGGCGTGATCGTCGACAGCGGCAACTTCGACTACGCGGCGCAGCCCGAGAAGTTCCCCAACTTCAACACCCCGGACCCGAGCTACAACGGCCTGGTCTACGCCCGCGACCTCGGCGTCGGCTCGGAGCTGGCGGCCAACCTCGGCGCGAACTTGTCCTACATCCTCAAGGCCCGGGTGCAGCTGCTGCGCGACCTCGGTGCCGCCATCGCGCCGTTCAACGCCTTCCTGCTGGCCCAAGGCATCGAGACCCTGAGCCTGCGCGTCGAGCGGCACGTCGCCAACGCCCAGGCCGTCGCCGAGTGGCTGCAGGGCCGCGACGAGGTGCTCTCGGTCAACTACGCCGGACTGCCGTCGAGCCCCTGGCACGAGCGCGCGCAGAAGTACGCGCCCCGCGGCGTCGGAGGCGTCCTCGCCTTCGAGATCGCCGGGGGCGTGGCGGCCGGGAAGCGCTTCGTCGAGGCGCTCGAGCTGCACAGCCACGTCGCCAACATCGGCGACGTGCGCAGCCTGGTGATCCACCCGGCCTCGACGACGCACTCGCAGCTGAGCCCCGAGGAGCAGATCTCGACCGGGGTCACGCCCGGCCTGGTGCGGCTCGCCGTCGGCCTGGAGAACCTGGCCGACATCACCGCCGACCTCGAGGCCGGCTTCCGGGCCGCCAAGGAGGCCTGA
- a CDS encoding acyl-CoA thioesterase, translating into MEPLPPSYSAVALTLIARQIHVNLLGNVHGGEVMQLVDSTAGAVAGRHSGGPAVTAAMDEMAFLAPVRVGDLLRATAQVNWAGRTSMEVGVRVEAEPWNQAGTTPVHVATAYLVFVAVDAANAPREVPPLAPQTPDEVRRMREAEIRRAHRLARKAEILEGRTHTGG; encoded by the coding sequence ATGGAGCCGCTGCCGCCGTCGTACAGCGCCGTCGCGCTGACGCTGATCGCCCGTCAGATCCACGTGAACCTGCTCGGCAACGTGCACGGGGGCGAGGTGATGCAGCTCGTCGACTCCACTGCCGGCGCCGTCGCCGGCCGGCACAGCGGGGGACCGGCGGTCACCGCAGCGATGGACGAGATGGCCTTCCTGGCGCCGGTCCGGGTCGGAGACCTGCTCCGTGCGACCGCGCAGGTGAACTGGGCAGGACGGACGTCGATGGAGGTCGGCGTCCGGGTCGAGGCCGAGCCGTGGAACCAGGCGGGGACCACTCCGGTGCACGTGGCCACGGCGTACCTGGTGTTCGTCGCCGTCGACGCCGCCAACGCTCCGCGCGAGGTCCCGCCGCTGGCTCCGCAGACCCCGGACGAGGTGCGACGGATGCGCGAGGCCGAGATCCGGCGGGCGCACCGCCTGGCCCGCAAGGCCGAGATCCTGGAGGGGCGCACGCACACGGGCGGCTGA
- a CDS encoding LCP family protein — protein MQSALPLRQSPLDHRAQLGRIRFRRAVALMFMTLVLPGSAQLVAGRKETGRIAMRIWFALVITTLLLLAAFAISHSFAISFFLNTTVLGLIRIVLMGLAVGWAYLFVDAWRIGEPLALAQKQRLAMVGINGLLCFSVAGSLLFASHMVTNGQNVISAVFTNGKEKAPAKGRYNVLLLGGDSGADRWGLRPDSITVASIDADTGKTVLFGLPRNMLNFPFAKGSVMAEQFPDGFDCGVTCELNSLATWAADHKPLFKGVKNPGVEATKQAVEGITGLKIQYFAMVNLKGFQKMVDAVGGVTLNVRDRIPIGGVGGPVTGYIEPGKRKLSGFDTLWFARSRESADDYSRMARQKCVMNAMLQQISPQKVLFNFDKIAKASAALVTTDIPAKSADEFINLALAARSHPVRTISFVPPVIRTGNPNIAKIQRMVKKAIDPKAAKKAAKKSAKAGTGAKASPKKQNEGTTGGAIGSLRSGYAANQAEDLGAAC, from the coding sequence ATGCAGTCCGCCCTTCCCCTGCGGCAGAGCCCGCTGGACCACCGCGCCCAGCTCGGCAGGATCCGTTTCCGTCGCGCCGTGGCGCTCATGTTCATGACCCTGGTGCTTCCCGGGTCTGCGCAGCTGGTCGCAGGCCGCAAGGAGACGGGCCGGATCGCGATGCGCATCTGGTTCGCCCTGGTGATCACCACGCTGCTGCTGCTCGCGGCGTTCGCGATCTCGCACTCGTTCGCCATCTCGTTCTTCCTCAACACCACGGTCCTGGGTCTGATCCGGATCGTGCTGATGGGTCTGGCGGTCGGCTGGGCCTACCTCTTCGTCGACGCGTGGCGCATCGGCGAGCCGCTCGCGCTGGCGCAGAAGCAGCGTCTCGCGATGGTCGGCATCAACGGCCTGCTCTGCTTCTCGGTCGCCGGCAGCCTGCTGTTCGCCTCGCACATGGTCACCAACGGCCAGAACGTGATCTCCGCCGTCTTCACGAACGGCAAGGAGAAGGCGCCCGCCAAGGGCCGCTACAACGTGCTGCTCCTCGGCGGCGACTCCGGTGCCGACCGCTGGGGCCTGCGGCCCGACAGCATCACCGTCGCGAGCATCGACGCCGACACCGGCAAGACCGTCCTGTTCGGGCTGCCGCGCAACATGCTCAACTTCCCGTTCGCCAAGGGTTCGGTCATGGCCGAGCAGTTCCCGGACGGTTTCGACTGCGGCGTCACCTGCGAGCTGAACTCGCTGGCCACCTGGGCCGCTGACCACAAGCCGTTGTTCAAGGGTGTGAAGAACCCCGGCGTCGAAGCCACCAAGCAGGCAGTCGAGGGCATCACCGGCCTGAAGATCCAGTACTTCGCGATGGTCAACCTCAAGGGCTTCCAGAAGATGGTCGACGCGGTCGGCGGTGTCACGCTGAACGTCCGCGACCGCATCCCGATCGGCGGCGTCGGCGGCCCGGTCACCGGCTACATCGAGCCCGGCAAGCGCAAGCTCAGCGGCTTCGACACGCTCTGGTTCGCCCGGTCGCGCGAGTCGGCCGACGACTACTCCCGGATGGCGCGGCAGAAGTGCGTGATGAACGCGATGCTGCAGCAGATCAGCCCGCAGAAGGTGCTGTTCAACTTCGACAAGATCGCCAAGGCGAGCGCCGCGCTCGTCACCACCGACATCCCGGCCAAGTCCGCGGACGAGTTCATCAACCTCGCTCTCGCGGCCCGCAGCCACCCGGTCCGGACGATCTCGTTCGTGCCGCCCGTGATCCGGACCGGTAACCCGAACATCGCCAAGATCCAGCGGATGGTGAAGAAGGCGATCGACCCGAAGGCTGCCAAGAAGGCCGCCAAGAAGTCCGCGAAGGCGGGCACCGGTGCCAAGGCGTCCCCGAAGAAGCAGAACGAGGGCACCACCGGCGGAGCGATCGGCAGCCTGCGCAGCGGGTACGCCGCGAACCAGGCGGAGGACCTCGGAGCAGCCTGCTGA
- a CDS encoding glycosyltransferase: MPPASASGPVTPGARPETHPETRVVAVVVTWNRRDLLVESIEALRAQTHLPAAIVVVDNDSTDDTAGLLGSSFGDGLDVVRLQENTGGAGGFTVGVEKALNHHPDLVWLLDDDTVPTPTAAAELVAAWENYPGERPAVLASRVVWTDGRDHPMNTPRAKPGATAEEKAAAATVGAFPVRSASFVSIMCDAATIRERGLPVADYFLWNDDFEYSTRLIRDGVGLSCPSSLVVHKTKVFGSTDVDPGERFYFEVRNKLWVFSRSGGLSLPERGLYSAATARRWVRTFRSSSDRKTLRRALGRGLIAGLRRPRTNGAVLATARPVPVPAAEPLPFSLLISTYGGDDPAYLRDAFVSSTERQTRAPAEVVLVQDGPVPPALAAEIARIVETSPIPVKHLELAENLGLGPALDAGLAASSHEVVARMDSDDVSRPDRFARQLPLIEAGADIVGSGLIEFGSSIEDVVGTRTPPTDPDEIRRVIRFRDPFNHPTVVYRRSAVLAAGGYTDMALLEDYLLFTRMVEGGAVPANLAEPLVYYRVGDGAYARRGGTSLLRSEIALQRRFRRLGITSRTEFVRNVAVRGGYRLVPEGVRKVAYRRLLANRTGEARG, encoded by the coding sequence GTGCCTCCTGCGTCTGCCTCCGGTCCCGTGACCCCGGGGGCCCGCCCGGAGACCCACCCGGAAACTCGTGTGGTCGCCGTGGTCGTGACCTGGAACAGACGCGACCTGCTGGTCGAGTCGATCGAGGCGTTGCGGGCGCAGACGCACCTCCCGGCGGCGATCGTCGTCGTCGACAACGACTCCACCGACGACACCGCCGGCCTGCTCGGGTCCTCCTTCGGGGACGGCCTGGACGTCGTACGGCTGCAGGAGAACACCGGAGGCGCCGGGGGTTTCACCGTCGGCGTCGAGAAGGCGCTCAACCACCACCCCGACCTGGTCTGGCTGCTCGACGACGACACCGTCCCCACCCCGACCGCCGCGGCCGAGCTGGTCGCTGCGTGGGAGAACTACCCCGGTGAGCGCCCGGCGGTCCTGGCGAGCCGGGTCGTCTGGACGGATGGTCGCGACCACCCGATGAACACGCCCCGGGCCAAGCCCGGGGCCACTGCCGAGGAGAAGGCCGCCGCGGCGACGGTCGGGGCCTTCCCGGTCCGGTCGGCCTCCTTCGTCTCGATCATGTGCGATGCCGCCACCATCCGCGAGCGTGGCCTGCCGGTGGCCGACTACTTCCTGTGGAACGACGACTTCGAGTACTCCACCCGGCTGATCCGCGACGGCGTCGGCCTCTCGTGCCCCTCCAGCCTCGTGGTGCACAAGACCAAGGTCTTCGGCTCCACCGATGTCGATCCGGGGGAGCGGTTCTACTTCGAGGTCCGCAACAAGCTCTGGGTGTTCTCCCGCTCCGGGGGGCTCTCGCTGCCCGAGCGCGGTCTGTACTCCGCCGCCACCGCGCGGCGCTGGGTGCGCACCTTCCGGTCCTCCAGCGACCGGAAGACCCTGCGCCGTGCGCTCGGTCGCGGTCTGATCGCCGGCCTGCGTCGGCCGCGCACGAACGGTGCGGTGCTGGCGACGGCCCGCCCCGTCCCGGTTCCCGCGGCGGAACCGTTGCCGTTCTCCCTGCTGATCAGCACGTACGGCGGCGACGACCCGGCGTACCTGCGCGACGCGTTCGTATCGTCGACCGAACGGCAGACGCGTGCACCGGCGGAGGTGGTGCTGGTCCAGGACGGACCGGTCCCGCCCGCCCTGGCCGCCGAGATCGCCCGGATCGTCGAGACCAGCCCGATCCCCGTCAAGCACCTCGAGCTCGCGGAGAACCTGGGGCTCGGTCCTGCCCTGGACGCCGGACTCGCCGCGTCGAGCCACGAGGTCGTGGCGCGGATGGACTCCGACGACGTCAGCCGTCCTGACCGGTTCGCGCGACAGCTGCCGCTCATCGAGGCCGGCGCGGACATCGTCGGCTCGGGCCTCATCGAGTTCGGTTCGTCGATCGAGGACGTCGTCGGCACCCGGACGCCGCCGACGGATCCGGACGAGATCCGTCGGGTGATCCGCTTCCGCGACCCCTTCAACCACCCGACCGTGGTCTACCGGCGCAGTGCCGTGCTGGCGGCCGGCGGCTACACCGACATGGCCCTGCTCGAGGACTACCTTCTCTTCACCCGCATGGTCGAGGGTGGCGCGGTACCGGCGAACCTGGCCGAGCCGCTGGTCTACTACCGGGTCGGCGACGGTGCCTACGCCCGTCGTGGCGGAACGAGTCTGCTGCGCAGCGAGATCGCCCTCCAGCGGCGCTTCCGGCGCCTCGGAATCACCTCACGGACCGAGTTCGTGCGCAACGTCGCCGTGCGCGGGGGCTACCGGCTGGTTCCCGAGGGTGTGAGAAAGGTCGCCTACCGTCGCCTGTTGGCGAACCGGACCGGCGAGGCTCGCGGCTAG
- the glf gene encoding UDP-galactopyranose mutase yields MDPDLVIVGSGFFGLTIAERCANELDLKVLVVERRHHIGGNAYSERNAETGVEVHKYGAHLFHTSNEKVWEYANRFTTFTDYRHKVFGKYQGQVYSLPLNLALINQFFGKSHTPDEARALIAEQSAEFDTDAAQNLEEKAISLIGRPLYEAFIKGYTAKQWQTDPKELSADIITRLPVRYTFANGWFSDTYEGLPTEGYTAWLTKMADHPNIEVRLDTDFFDASNGVREKFQGKVPIVYTGPVDEYFGNSEGRLSWRTVDLEESVVDVDDFQGTGVVNYNDQEVPYTRIIEFKHFHPEREKTHLPGKSVIVHEYSRFATEDDEPYYPINTAEDREKLLKYRDLAKKEPLTLFGGRLGTYKYLDMHMAIGSALSMYENKLKPHFADGAELKSGGVDGE; encoded by the coding sequence GTGGACCCCGATCTCGTCATCGTCGGATCCGGTTTCTTCGGACTGACCATCGCCGAGCGCTGCGCGAACGAGCTCGACCTCAAGGTCCTCGTCGTCGAGCGTCGGCACCACATCGGCGGTAACGCCTACTCCGAGCGCAACGCGGAGACCGGCGTCGAGGTGCACAAGTACGGCGCGCACCTGTTCCACACCTCCAACGAGAAGGTGTGGGAGTACGCGAACCGTTTCACCACCTTCACCGACTACCGGCACAAGGTCTTCGGCAAGTACCAGGGGCAGGTGTACTCGCTGCCGCTGAACCTGGCACTCATCAACCAGTTCTTCGGGAAGAGCCACACCCCCGACGAGGCCCGGGCACTGATCGCGGAGCAGTCGGCCGAATTCGACACCGACGCCGCGCAGAACCTCGAGGAGAAGGCGATCAGCCTCATCGGGCGCCCGCTCTACGAGGCGTTCATCAAGGGCTACACCGCCAAGCAGTGGCAGACCGACCCGAAGGAGCTGAGCGCGGACATCATCACGCGCCTCCCGGTCCGGTACACCTTCGCCAACGGCTGGTTCTCCGACACCTACGAGGGCCTGCCCACCGAGGGCTACACGGCCTGGCTCACCAAGATGGCCGACCACCCGAACATCGAGGTCCGTCTCGACACCGACTTCTTCGACGCCTCCAACGGCGTCCGCGAGAAGTTCCAGGGCAAGGTCCCCATCGTCTACACCGGGCCGGTCGACGAGTACTTCGGCAACTCCGAGGGCCGCCTGTCCTGGCGCACGGTCGACCTCGAGGAGTCGGTCGTCGACGTCGACGACTTCCAGGGCACGGGGGTCGTGAACTACAACGACCAGGAAGTGCCGTACACGCGGATCATCGAGTTCAAGCACTTCCACCCCGAGCGGGAGAAGACCCACCTGCCCGGCAAGTCGGTGATCGTCCACGAGTACTCGCGCTTCGCGACCGAGGACGACGAGCCGTACTACCCGATCAACACCGCCGAGGACCGCGAGAAGCTCCTGAAGTACCGGGACCTGGCCAAGAAGGAGCCGCTGACCTTGTTCGGCGGTCGCCTCGGCACCTACAAGTACCTCGACATGCACATGGCGATCGGGTCGGCACTCTCGATGTACGAGAACAAGCTGAAGCCGCACTTCGCCGACGGTGCCGAGCTGAAGTCCGGAGGAGTAGACGGTGAGTGA